A window of Mesomycoplasma lagogenitalium contains these coding sequences:
- a CDS encoding adenine-specific methyltransferase EcoRI family protein: MAFKTLEEAKKALFQEEERARTENLIDAIKNKNDEFYTTYEEIEREIAFYEQDLVNKTIFLPCDDVFLLKDYFTNPDDIPSQFWVYFHKNFKKLKLKKIVATSKNFNNEQAIVYEYDGNGDDSNVFDFTYYKLNNDGDFRHLDNFPLFINSDIVITNPPFSIKTDFLNVLRATKSKFLFIGHMVTIGSNQYFKLFKQKKLFFGFNYVREFFSFKAFKAEKVWNKGVNCFWFTNIEKDLKWYNYLTLKKEREKRYWNYVDNYPNLINIEKIIVLKEVQQFHNGLFAVPVTACVVLDTDNEWEVIGKDEDGFFPVLYVNNKQLFKRIIIKKKGT, encoded by the coding sequence ATGGCATTTAAAACATTAGAAGAAGCGAAAAAAGCCCTATTTCAAGAAGAAGAAAGGGCAAGAACAGAAAACTTAATCGATGCTATAAAAAATAAAAATGATGAGTTTTATACTACATACGAGGAAATTGAAAGAGAAATCGCTTTTTATGAACAGGATCTAGTTAATAAAACAATTTTTTTGCCCTGCGATGATGTATTTTTATTAAAAGATTATTTTACTAATCCCGACGACATACCTTCGCAATTTTGAGTTTATTTTCATAAGAATTTTAAAAAATTAAAATTAAAAAAAATTGTAGCAACTTCTAAAAATTTCAATAATGAGCAGGCAATTGTTTATGAATATGATGGAAACGGGGACGATAGTAATGTTTTTGATTTTACATATTATAAATTAAATAATGATGGAGATTTTAGGCATTTAGACAATTTTCCTTTGTTTATTAACAGCGACATAGTAATAACAAATCCGCCGTTTTCAATTAAAACAGATTTTTTAAATGTTCTACGAGCGACAAAAAGCAAATTCTTGTTTATTGGACATATGGTAACAATCGGTTCCAATCAATATTTTAAGTTATTTAAACAAAAAAAACTATTTTTCGGTTTTAACTATGTAAGAGAATTCTTTTCCTTTAAAGCATTTAAAGCCGAAAAGGTCTGAAATAAGGGAGTCAATTGTTTCTGATTTACAAACATTGAAAAAGATCTAAAGTGATACAATTACCTAACACTAAAAAAGGAACGAGAGAAGAGATACTGAAATTATGTAGATAATTACCCGAATTTAATAAATATTGAAAAAATAATCGTATTGAAAGAAGTTCAACAATTTCATAACGGGCTATTTGCTGTTCCTGTAACCGCTTGTGTCGTTTTAGACACTGATAACGAGTGGGAAGTAATTGGAAAGGATGAAGATGGATTCTTTCCTGTTCTTTATGTTAATAATAAACAATTATTTAAACGAATAATAATTAAAAAGAAAGGTACTTAA
- a CDS encoding SNF2-related protein, translated as MEIKQLYNYQSQAIEKALKFNKFLIALDMGLGKTFTALSWLKKIKLNNDLNTVIICDSKKINDWQHEAEQLEFKNIIVVVKNENVEIFKNFKNLKNYIFIISYQKLKNIYKNYEVFLHSKLNLIIDESQALKNHSSKISKLMLYINKQVEKLLLLSGDPISNGYENLFIQMKMLEIFKSNYTYYNFLNEYCVTYRFPNKSFEVIKDYKNVNKLMNLLNERAFFLKTEDAIVLPEKTAKLIKINNNDFYKQFKRDKAIISDRWQLSASSSIKFLHDLRMLASGVVKDDLNNLFVVDFAKLNELEKLLKKDNQNNFTIFYNYNAELFFIKQLLKKLNLTTYEINGEKNEIDYALNCNTRFIVLVQYGSGARGIDGLQNKVNNQIYFSLPLSGELFKQSIKRVHRIGQMNKVNYYFLINIQTIESDILQTLRQSKNYTLKLFEKKYWDNKEETNGN; from the coding sequence ATGGAAATAAAACAACTCTATAATTACCAAAGTCAAGCAATAGAAAAGGCACTAAAATTTAACAAATTTTTAATCGCTCTTGATATGGGTTTAGGTAAGACATTTACCGCATTGTCGTGATTGAAAAAAATAAAATTAAATAATGATTTAAATACGGTAATAATTTGCGATAGTAAAAAAATTAATGATTGACAACATGAAGCTGAGCAGTTGGAGTTTAAAAATATAATTGTAGTTGTTAAAAATGAAAATGTGGAAATATTTAAAAATTTTAAAAATTTAAAAAACTATATTTTTATTATTTCATACCAAAAATTAAAAAATATTTATAAAAATTATGAAGTGTTTTTGCACAGTAAATTAAATTTGATTATTGACGAGAGTCAAGCACTAAAAAATCACAGTAGCAAAATCAGCAAATTAATGTTATATATTAATAAACAAGTTGAAAAATTGCTTTTATTAAGTGGCGATCCAATTTCTAACGGCTACGAAAATTTATTCATTCAAATGAAAATGCTTGAAATTTTTAAAAGTAATTATACTTATTATAATTTTTTAAATGAATATTGTGTAACCTATCGTTTTCCCAATAAATCTTTTGAAGTTATTAAAGATTATAAAAATGTTAATAAGTTAATGAATTTACTAAATGAGCGGGCTTTTTTCCTGAAAACAGAAGATGCGATAGTTCTACCAGAAAAAACAGCAAAATTAATAAAAATTAATAATAACGATTTTTATAAACAATTTAAACGAGATAAAGCCATCATAAGCGACAGGTGGCAACTAAGTGCAAGCAGTTCGATTAAATTTTTGCACGATTTAAGAATGTTGGCTTCTGGTGTTGTTAAAGATGATTTAAATAATTTGTTTGTTGTTGATTTTGCTAAGTTAAACGAACTGGAAAAACTTTTAAAAAAAGATAATCAAAACAATTTTACGATTTTCTACAATTATAATGCTGAATTATTTTTTATTAAACAATTATTAAAAAAATTAAATTTAACCACTTACGAAATAAACGGCGAAAAAAATGAGATTGATTATGCTTTAAATTGTAATACTCGTTTTATTGTCTTGGTTCAATATGGAAGCGGAGCAAGAGGAATCGACGGTTTACAAAATAAAGTTAATAATCAGATTTACTTCTCTTTACCATTAAGCGGAGAACTGTTTAAACAATCAATTAAAAGGGTTCACCGAATCGGACAAATGAACAAGGTTAATTATTATTTTTTAATAAATATACAAACTATCGAATCGGACATTTTGCAAACTTTAAGACAGTCAAAAAATTACACTTTAAAATTATTTGAAAAAAAATACTGAGATAACAAGGAGGAAACAAATGGAAATTAA
- a CDS encoding DUF669 domain-containing protein: protein MGINFNKDWEKLAQENKAGFIKLPDGKYNVKIVSAGTDLTNDGLEVVKLKVEVMAPGFDYDKKTVEKVFYIDENYQHKQKKKIDEQQLASILSDLNVVNNLNTLNDKKQFSRALIDLIDLELKLEYKTSDKIGPNGKPYKSKYFYVENEENENDNDGDDFDLDGII from the coding sequence ATGGGAATTAATTTTAATAAAGATTGAGAAAAACTAGCTCAAGAAAATAAGGCGGGATTTATTAAATTACCCGATGGTAAATATAATGTAAAAATTGTAAGTGCTGGCACCGATTTAACAAACGACGGGCTTGAGGTTGTCAAACTTAAAGTCGAAGTTATGGCACCTGGTTTTGATTATGATAAAAAGACGGTTGAAAAGGTCTTTTATATTGATGAAAATTATCAACATAAACAAAAAAAGAAAATTGACGAACAGCAACTTGCCTCAATTTTAAGTGATTTAAATGTTGTTAATAATTTAAATACATTAAACGACAAAAAACAATTTTCAAGGGCTTTAATTGACTTGATTGATTTAGAATTAAAACTTGAGTATAAAACTAGCGATAAAATTGGGCCAAATGGTAAACCATATAAATCAAAATATTTTTATGTTGAAAATGAAGAAAATGAAAACGATAACGACGGCGATGATTTTGATTTAGACGGAATAATCTAA
- a CDS encoding phage/plasmid primase, P4 family, whose translation MANQIDTTALKNFYNNSDFIILNDDKSPFKPFKDGKNIYQLNEIQNEENIGILLNDNWVVVDIDNKDNENSSSKLIEIIDTYGFQCNIMKTTRGHHFWFKSSRELKNWVDVTLPIGIKADLKVFEKNSFVVIKAKGRFREWLRFFNKVDFLPMELTPINQNSFAGLDCPVNLKKGSRRDNLFNRIGELARSGWSKQQAFNLLTVINKKLFLEPLDDYEVDNCFKGSDKFFEKIKEKYYEDKTFLYLKMVHFLIDEYKIVKYAKQLYAYEHKGNYYRRIEDNELMELMLMEEPMIKSKNLKEVLQQLKVSPYVEEREPEKNIIALNNCYYNLDTYSKIPYNFNLFVINKINVTYDPRTIKQNTAKLEKFFNDITLNDNELFNIMMEFIGYCLTFDTRYQKALLLYGASASNGKSTFIELLSHFFNPFNVSNLSLEDFSKRFTTSVLIDKMVNIGADIKTDHIPDPSMFKKLVSGDEVLAEFKGKDFFKFKNKAKLIFATNKLPSTNEKTNGYFRRFLIVPFLAEFKGKSNDKNILEKLLTKNNMNVLFSWAILGLKRLRENGEFTFSEKVNEILNNYEKSNNSIHQYLEDSFFYSDQEIKSGLNVINKPVVDIYNEYKDYCLNNGFKALSKVNFKSEVLLYYRAIKLKTKRLKIERDNIFKEVFFKQ comes from the coding sequence GTGGCAAATCAAATAGATACAACCGCTTTAAAAAATTTTTATAATAATAGCGACTTTATAATTCTAAACGATGACAAATCTCCGTTTAAACCATTTAAAGACGGTAAAAATATTTACCAACTTAATGAAATACAAAACGAGGAAAATATTGGGATTTTATTAAACGACAACTGAGTAGTCGTTGATATAGATAACAAAGACAACGAAAATTCTTCAAGTAAATTAATAGAAATAATTGACACTTACGGTTTTCAGTGTAATATTATGAAAACTACAAGAGGGCATCACTTTTGATTTAAAAGTTCAAGAGAGTTAAAAAATTGAGTTGATGTAACTTTACCGATTGGAATAAAAGCCGATTTAAAAGTGTTTGAAAAAAATTCCTTTGTTGTTATAAAAGCAAAAGGAAGATTCAGAGAGTGGTTGAGGTTTTTTAATAAGGTTGATTTTTTACCAATGGAATTAACTCCAATTAATCAAAATTCATTTGCTGGGCTGGACTGTCCTGTGAATTTAAAAAAAGGTAGCAGAAGGGATAACCTTTTTAATAGAATTGGTGAACTTGCGAGAAGTGGTTGAAGCAAACAACAGGCATTTAACTTGTTGACAGTAATTAACAAAAAACTGTTTTTAGAACCACTTGATGATTATGAGGTTGACAATTGCTTTAAAGGTTCTGACAAATTTTTTGAAAAAATTAAGGAAAAATATTACGAGGATAAAACTTTTTTATATTTAAAAATGGTTCACTTTTTAATTGATGAGTATAAAATTGTTAAATATGCTAAACAACTTTATGCCTATGAGCATAAGGGTAATTATTATAGAAGAATTGAAGATAATGAGTTAATGGAACTGATGTTAATGGAAGAACCTATGATAAAATCAAAAAATTTAAAAGAAGTTTTACAGCAGCTAAAAGTTAGTCCATACGTTGAAGAAAGAGAACCCGAAAAAAATATCATTGCTTTAAATAACTGCTATTATAACTTGGATACATATTCTAAAATACCCTATAACTTTAATTTATTTGTAATTAATAAAATTAATGTAACTTACGACCCGAGAACTATTAAGCAAAACACCGCCAAACTTGAAAAATTTTTCAATGACATAACTTTAAACGACAATGAATTATTTAACATTATGATGGAGTTTATTGGTTATTGCTTGACATTTGATACAAGATACCAAAAAGCACTGCTATTATACGGAGCAAGTGCCAGCAATGGGAAAAGTACATTCATAGAATTATTAAGTCATTTTTTTAACCCTTTTAATGTTTCGAATTTATCGCTTGAAGATTTTAGCAAAAGATTTACAACAAGTGTTTTAATTGATAAAATGGTCAACATAGGGGCAGATATTAAAACCGACCACATACCCGACCCGTCAATGTTTAAAAAATTAGTTTCTGGTGATGAAGTTTTGGCAGAGTTCAAAGGGAAGGACTTTTTTAAATTTAAAAACAAAGCCAAATTGATTTTTGCAACTAATAAATTACCAAGCACAAACGAGAAGACCAACGGTTATTTTAGGCGGTTTTTAATTGTGCCATTTTTAGCAGAGTTCAAGGGTAAAAGCAATGATAAAAATATTCTTGAAAAATTATTAACAAAAAATAACATGAATGTTTTATTCTCTTGGGCAATTTTAGGACTTAAGCGATTAAGAGAAAACGGAGAGTTCACTTTCTCAGAAAAAGTTAACGAAATTTTAAACAACTACGAAAAAAGCAACAATTCAATTCACCAATACTTGGAAGATAGTTTTTTTTACAGTGACCAAGAAATTAAAAGCGGTTTGAATGTAATTAATAAACCTGTTGTTGATATTTATAACGAGTATAAAGATTATTGCTTAAATAACGGCTTTAAAGCATTAAGCAAGGTCAATTTTAAAAGTGAGGTGCTTTTGTATTATCGTGCCATTAAGTTGAAAACTAAGAGGTTGAAAATTGAAAGGGACAACATTTTTAAAGAAGTATTTTTCAAGCAATAA
- a CDS encoding MBL fold metallo-hydrolase, with the protein MFIQSFGSSSAGNSYLITDNNDINESIVIDLGINIIKNIEYLSTLLKVKYVFISHEHSDHTKYLKTFLKFNIKTKVIINKECFNELARYDSFYERIKHRFIFLNYGEYKEIDFLTVWAFKCNHNSAANNGYVINFINKNKKILFFTDCGSLDLKQFKNINFKNINAYLIESNHQEKNPSNIKEDIQQSKWGHFSFKQSAEFIDWVKMKIKNNYQEIKPLFVLLHTSYTYEKQLKELDKNLNVDFVRLERIVPTLIKLN; encoded by the coding sequence GTGTTTATTCAGTCATTTGGTAGCAGTAGTGCGGGTAATAGTTATTTAATTACCGATAATAATGACATAAATGAAAGTATTGTCATCGATCTAGGCATAAACATTATTAAAAACATTGAATACCTTTCCACCCTTTTAAAGGTCAAGTATGTTTTTATCTCTCACGAACACAGCGACCACACTAAATACCTAAAAACATTTTTAAAATTCAATATAAAAACAAAAGTAATCATCAATAAAGAGTGCTTCAATGAACTTGCGAGATACGATTCCTTTTACGAAAGAATTAAGCACCGTTTTATCTTTTTGAATTATGGAGAGTATAAGGAAATTGATTTTTTAACTGTTTGGGCTTTTAAATGTAATCATAATTCGGCTGCTAATAATGGTTATGTGATTAATTTCATTAATAAAAACAAAAAAATTTTATTTTTTACCGATTGTGGTTCTCTAGATTTAAAGCAGTTTAAAAATATTAATTTTAAAAATATTAATGCTTATTTGATAGAAAGCAATCACCAAGAAAAAAACCCGAGTAATATAAAGGAAGACATTCAACAGAGTAAGTGAGGTCATTTTAGCTTTAAACAATCAGCGGAATTTATTGATTGGGTTAAAATGAAAATTAAAAACAATTACCAAGAGATTAAACCGCTTTTCGTTTTACTTCATACCTCTTACACATACGAGAAACAATTAAAGGAACTAGATAAAAATTTAAATGTTGATTTTGTTAGATTAGAGCGAATAGTGCCGACATTGATTAAATTAAATTAA